Proteins encoded by one window of Calidithermus timidus DSM 17022:
- the modB gene encoding molybdate ABC transporter permease subunit: MNDQAFWQALWLSLKVCLTSTVLLLLLGIPLAWLLVHKRFLGKRLLESVVLLPLTLPPTVLGFYLLLLLGKNGPLAEYLGIQWAFRFEGLVVGSVLFSLPFALTAYREAFRALDPDLLQTARTLGARWPRLWLELILPLSWPGILSGTLLAFAHTLGEFGVVLMIGGSMPGKTQVVSIYIYDQVQALRFDRAAQASGVLLLTSLALLYAVRSLEDWWKSAIPSSTPSASR, from the coding sequence ATGAATGACCAAGCATTCTGGCAAGCTTTATGGCTTAGCCTAAAGGTCTGCCTGACTTCGACCGTTTTGCTGCTTTTGCTGGGGATACCCCTAGCCTGGCTGTTGGTGCACAAGCGTTTTCTGGGAAAGCGCCTGCTCGAGTCGGTGGTCTTGCTGCCCCTAACCCTGCCGCCAACCGTGTTGGGCTTCTACCTGCTTTTGCTCTTGGGCAAAAATGGCCCACTGGCCGAGTACCTGGGGATTCAATGGGCCTTTCGCTTCGAGGGCCTGGTCGTGGGTTCGGTGCTGTTCAGCCTGCCTTTTGCCCTCACTGCCTACCGCGAGGCGTTTCGGGCCTTGGATCCCGACTTGCTTCAGACAGCGCGTACGCTGGGGGCACGCTGGCCCCGGCTGTGGCTCGAGCTGATCCTCCCCTTGAGTTGGCCCGGCATCCTTTCGGGCACACTGCTGGCATTTGCTCACACCTTGGGGGAGTTCGGGGTTGTGCTGATGATCGGTGGCAGTATGCCCGGGAAAACGCAAGTGGTCAGCATCTACATCTACGACCAGGTGCAGGCGCTGCGCTTTGATAGGGCGGCTCAGGCCTCGGGGGTGCTGCTGCTGACCAGCCTTGCCCTGCTTTATGCTGTGCGTAGCCTGGAGGATTGGTGGAAGTCCGCTATACCCTCGAGCACCCCGTCCGCCTCGAGATAA
- the modA gene encoding molybdate ABC transporter substrate-binding protein → MLRVLLCWLMLGLGLVQAQGNVVRVVAAADLQFALEEIAKAFEAANPEIKVELNFGSSGKFYTQILQGLPADIYFSADEIFPLRLEQAGMTVPGSRKLYAVGRIVIWVANELVAQGLDPQKLGPKLMLDKQVTQVAIANPVHAPYGRAAVTLLEHFGLLKKTREAEWEEMTAGIPAFYSVAVLQRGKPRFDFVYGENIAQTAQLAMASTKVGILALSIAKSPTLEQKGKYWLAPLSSHLRLNQNYVVLKGQDRPAVRKFYDYIATPPARAVLRHYGFVLPGEKPDE, encoded by the coding sequence ATGCTACGGGTGCTGCTGTGCTGGTTGATGCTGGGGTTGGGGCTGGTTCAGGCTCAGGGCAACGTGGTGCGGGTGGTGGCTGCCGCCGATCTGCAGTTTGCGCTCGAGGAGATCGCCAAGGCTTTTGAAGCGGCCAACCCTGAGATCAAGGTTGAACTGAATTTTGGCTCTTCAGGGAAGTTCTATACCCAAATTCTGCAAGGCTTGCCTGCCGACATCTACTTTTCAGCGGACGAAATTTTTCCACTGCGTCTGGAGCAGGCTGGAATGACGGTGCCCGGCAGCCGCAAGCTCTATGCGGTGGGCCGTATAGTGATCTGGGTGGCCAATGAACTCGTGGCCCAAGGACTCGACCCGCAAAAGCTCGGCCCAAAGCTAATGCTCGACAAGCAGGTGACGCAGGTGGCGATTGCCAACCCCGTGCACGCCCCTTATGGACGGGCTGCGGTCACGCTGCTGGAGCACTTTGGATTGCTCAAGAAAACCCGTGAGGCAGAGTGGGAGGAGATGACTGCCGGAATTCCCGCTTTTTACAGCGTGGCAGTTTTGCAGCGAGGCAAGCCCCGTTTCGATTTTGTATACGGCGAAAATATAGCCCAGACTGCACAGCTGGCCATGGCCAGCACAAAAGTGGGGATCCTGGCGCTCTCCATCGCCAAAAGCCCGACGCTGGAGCAGAAGGGGAAGTACTGGCTGGCCCCGCTTTCGAGTCACCTGCGGCTCAACCAAAACTACGTAGTGCTCAAGGGGCAGGACCGGCCTGCGGTACGTAAGTTCTACGATTACATTGCCACGCCCCCTGCACGCGCTGTCCTGCGGCACTACGGATTCGTTTTGCCTGGGGAAAAGCCCGATGAATGA
- a CDS encoding glutamine--tRNA ligase/YqeY domain fusion protein, with translation MSTVKNPPESRRRMVSPNFITEIIDADLEAGRYEKVVTRFPPEPNGYAHLGHAIASYINFGIAHDYGGVCRLRFDDTNPETEKQEYVDSIIEDMRWLGWEWDETSFASDYFEQLYEMALRLIKMGKAYVDSVSPEEMARLRGSVDKPGTPSPYRERSVEENLELFERMRAGEFPNGAHVLRAKIDLASPNMKLRDPVLYRIVHAEHYRTGRKWCIYPSYDFAQATSDALDGVTHSLCSLEFVDNRAIYDWLMDHLWGHPPLDKTPRPHQYEFGRRSLEYTVVSKRKLKKLVAGGYVRGWDDPRMPTLAGQRRRGVTPEAIRSFASQVGISRTNRTVDIGLLEHAIRDDLNHRAPRVMAVIRPLKVVLENLPEGYEQTLHLAYWPHDVVQESPDGLVALPGGRRVRPEEATRPVPLTRELYIEQDDFAVDPPPGFKRLTPGGTVRLRGAGVIRCDRFITNETGEVAELRCTLLDEGANGGARAAKGVIHWVSASRALAAEFRLYDRLFTVPHPEAEAKEQEDEETEDRDFLSFVNPRSLEVAHGYVEPSVVGDPADTRYQFERSGYFWRDPVDSRPEALVFNRIVTLKDTWGTGDPQAGRAGPVRRKEAEERKTPEARRREGHRLSGGAGPVHREVPELTAEQRNRLERLKSEGVGEAEALVLAREPRLEAYLDEAAKHGEVGALASWVVNDLGPAIREEQVRVAPAQLAALIRLLQQGSINTRIAKDVLAEAQQSGEDPVAIVERKGLRQLSDAGALEALVEQVLAANPDKVAAYRAGKVGLMGFFVGQVMRETQGQANPQLLRELLGRKLTG, from the coding sequence ATGAGCACCGTGAAGAACCCGCCTGAGTCCCGTCGCCGCATGGTCAGCCCCAACTTCATCACCGAGATCATCGACGCTGACCTCGAGGCGGGCCGCTATGAAAAGGTGGTGACCCGCTTCCCGCCCGAGCCCAACGGCTATGCCCACCTGGGACACGCCATCGCCAGCTACATCAACTTCGGCATCGCCCACGACTACGGCGGGGTGTGCCGTTTGCGCTTCGACGACACCAACCCCGAGACCGAGAAGCAGGAGTACGTGGACTCGATTATCGAGGACATGCGCTGGCTGGGCTGGGAGTGGGATGAGACCAGCTTTGCCTCCGACTACTTCGAACAGCTCTACGAGATGGCCCTTCGGCTCATCAAGATGGGCAAGGCCTACGTAGACAGCGTTTCCCCCGAGGAGATGGCCCGCTTGCGCGGCAGCGTGGACAAACCCGGCACGCCCAGCCCCTACCGCGAGCGCAGCGTGGAGGAGAACCTCGAGCTCTTCGAGCGTATGCGCGCAGGAGAGTTCCCCAATGGGGCCCACGTGCTCAGGGCCAAGATCGACCTGGCCAGCCCCAACATGAAGCTGCGCGACCCGGTGCTCTACCGCATCGTCCACGCCGAGCACTACCGCACCGGTAGGAAGTGGTGCATCTACCCCTCCTACGACTTCGCCCAGGCCACCTCCGACGCCCTCGACGGCGTGACCCACAGCCTGTGCTCCTTGGAGTTCGTGGACAACCGGGCCATCTACGACTGGCTGATGGACCACCTCTGGGGTCACCCCCCCCTGGACAAGACCCCCCGCCCCCATCAGTACGAGTTCGGGCGGCGCAGCCTCGAGTACACCGTGGTCTCCAAGCGCAAGCTGAAGAAGCTCGTCGCAGGCGGCTACGTGCGCGGTTGGGACGACCCGCGCATGCCGACCCTGGCCGGACAGCGCCGCCGGGGCGTGACCCCCGAGGCCATTCGCAGCTTTGCCTCGCAGGTGGGCATCTCGCGCACCAACCGCACCGTGGACATCGGCCTGCTCGAGCACGCCATCCGCGACGACCTCAATCACCGCGCCCCGCGGGTGATGGCCGTGATCCGTCCCCTCAAGGTAGTGTTGGAGAACCTGCCCGAGGGCTACGAGCAGACCCTGCACCTGGCCTACTGGCCCCACGACGTGGTACAGGAATCGCCCGACGGCCTGGTGGCCCTGCCCGGCGGGCGGCGGGTCAGGCCCGAGGAAGCCACCCGGCCCGTGCCCCTCACCCGTGAGCTTTACATCGAGCAAGATGATTTCGCCGTAGACCCACCCCCCGGCTTCAAGCGCCTCACCCCTGGCGGGACGGTGCGGCTGCGCGGAGCGGGGGTCATCCGCTGCGATCGCTTCATCACCAACGAAACTGGGGAGGTTGCCGAGCTGCGCTGCACCCTACTGGACGAGGGCGCCAACGGCGGAGCTCGTGCAGCGAAAGGCGTGATCCACTGGGTCAGCGCCTCACGTGCGCTCGCAGCCGAGTTCCGCCTCTACGACCGGCTTTTCACCGTGCCCCACCCCGAAGCCGAGGCCAAGGAGCAGGAGGACGAGGAGACGGAAGACCGAGATTTCCTCAGCTTCGTCAACCCGCGTAGCCTCGAGGTCGCCCACGGCTACGTCGAGCCCAGCGTTGTGGGCGACCCTGCCGACACCCGCTACCAGTTCGAGCGCAGCGGTTACTTCTGGCGCGATCCGGTGGACTCGAGGCCCGAGGCGCTGGTGTTCAACCGCATCGTGACCTTGAAGGACACCTGGGGCACGGGCGATCCCCAAGCGGGACGGGCAGGGCCCGTACGCCGAAAAGAGGCCGAGGAGCGCAAGACGCCAGAGGCCAGACGCCGCGAAGGCCACCGCCTATCGGGAGGGGCGGGGCCCGTACACCGAGAGGTGCCGGAACTCACCGCCGAGCAGCGCAACAGGCTCGAGCGCCTCAAGTCCGAGGGGGTAGGGGAGGCCGAGGCCTTGGTCCTGGCGCGGGAGCCCCGGCTCGAGGCCTACCTCGACGAAGCCGCGAAACACGGTGAGGTGGGTGCGCTGGCGAGCTGGGTGGTCAACGACCTGGGCCCGGCCATCCGTGAAGAGCAAGTCAGGGTCGCCCCCGCTCAGCTCGCGGCCCTGATCCGGCTGCTCCAGCAGGGCAGTATCAATACCCGCATCGCCAAGGACGTGCTGGCCGAAGCCCAGCAGAGCGGGGAAGACCCCGTGGCCATCGTCGAGCGCAAGGGCCTGCGTCAACTCAGCGACGCGGGCGCACTCGAGGCCCTCGTCGAGCAAGTCCTGGCCGCCAACCCCGACAAAGTGGCCGCCTACCGCGCCGGAAAGGTCGGCCTGATGGGCTTCTTCGTAGGCCAGGTGATGCGCGAGACTCAGGGCCAGGCCAACCCGCAGCTTTTGCGGGAGTTGCTCGGTCGCAAGTTGACGGGCTAA
- a CDS encoding ABC transporter ATP-binding protein, whose amino-acid sequence MEVRYTLEHPVRLEITLQVQGFTVLLGESGVGKSSLLKALAGLLPARGQPFAGLRAEQRPVGYLPQHFALFPHLTALENVAFPLAHLPPARRRAKALEFLELMGIASLAPRYPRQLSGGQQQRVALARALAREPELLLLDEPTSALDLATREEVFSEVLSSLRDLNIPTLAASHDPWLAQQADRVAVLGAKGLIQQGSSTEVFAHPVDLNTARLVGFRNFLRGVVEGLEGENAWITCNGVRLRAKRPSWARLGQAVVACVRSDEVIVVRPDRRRELPVQDNLLSGILLSLKPEGLGLRGRFSGPLDDPLSGQATAIHQLELDLLLPRHVQERLGLEVGRTIEVSLKPQYLHLVPG is encoded by the coding sequence GTGGAAGTCCGCTATACCCTCGAGCACCCCGTCCGCCTCGAGATAACCCTGCAGGTTCAGGGTTTCACCGTGCTGCTGGGGGAGAGCGGGGTGGGCAAGAGCAGCCTGCTCAAGGCCCTGGCGGGGCTGTTGCCCGCCCGGGGCCAGCCCTTCGCGGGCCTGCGGGCTGAACAGCGCCCGGTGGGCTACCTGCCCCAGCACTTCGCGCTCTTCCCGCACCTCACCGCGCTGGAGAACGTGGCCTTCCCGCTGGCCCACCTGCCGCCCGCGCGGCGCCGGGCGAAGGCACTGGAGTTCCTCGAGCTCATGGGCATCGCCTCGCTGGCCCCGCGCTATCCGCGCCAGCTCTCGGGCGGGCAGCAGCAGCGCGTGGCCTTGGCCCGAGCCCTGGCCCGTGAGCCAGAGCTACTTCTGCTCGACGAGCCTACCAGCGCCCTCGACTTAGCGACGCGCGAGGAGGTCTTCTCCGAGGTACTCTCCTCGCTGCGCGACTTGAACATCCCCACCCTGGCCGCCTCCCACGACCCCTGGCTGGCCCAGCAGGCCGACCGGGTGGCGGTGCTGGGGGCTAAGGGGCTCATCCAGCAGGGCTCCAGCACCGAGGTCTTCGCCCATCCCGTCGATCTGAACACTGCCCGGCTGGTGGGCTTTCGCAACTTCCTGCGGGGAGTGGTAGAGGGTCTCGAGGGCGAGAACGCTTGGATTACCTGCAACGGCGTGCGGCTGCGGGCCAAGCGCCCGAGCTGGGCCCGCCTGGGCCAAGCGGTGGTGGCCTGCGTGCGCTCCGACGAGGTGATCGTGGTGCGCCCGGACCGCAGGCGCGAACTTCCCGTGCAGGACAACCTCCTCAGCGGCATCCTGCTGAGCCTCAAGCCCGAGGGCCTGGGTCTGCGCGGGCGCTTTAGCGGCCCGCTGGACGATCCCCTGTCGGGACAGGCTACGGCCATACACCAGCTAGAGCTCGACCTGCTGCTGCCGCGTCACGTGCAGGAGCGGCTGGGCCTCGAGGTAGGTCGGACCATCGAGGTCTCGCTCAAGCCGCAGTATCTGCATCTGGTGCCAGGATAG
- a CDS encoding PadR family transcriptional regulator, which translates to MAKPELSTSDWAVLAAVAEGETHGFRLAALFGAGSELGQIWRIQRPQVYRALEHLEQQGFIVEVGREAGEGGPPRVLYRISDRGRERLEQWLRLPVTRLRFGRSDLRLKLAFLLRSGRSCRDLLTLQREVYRAQLQSLEVLSQSARGVVRVSLLWRLEMAQAGLRYVERLLEDDPP; encoded by the coding sequence GTGGCCAAGCCAGAGCTTTCGACCAGCGATTGGGCGGTGCTGGCCGCCGTGGCCGAGGGCGAAACCCATGGCTTCCGGCTGGCTGCGTTGTTCGGGGCGGGGAGTGAGCTGGGGCAGATTTGGCGCATCCAGCGCCCCCAGGTTTACCGTGCGCTCGAGCACCTCGAGCAGCAGGGCTTTATCGTTGAGGTAGGTCGGGAGGCCGGGGAGGGTGGGCCGCCGCGCGTGCTCTATCGCATCAGCGACCGTGGGCGCGAGCGGCTGGAGCAGTGGTTGCGGCTCCCGGTAACCCGCCTACGCTTTGGACGCTCGGACCTGCGGCTCAAACTGGCTTTCCTGCTGCGTTCAGGCCGGAGCTGCCGCGACCTGCTCACCCTTCAGCGCGAGGTTTACCGAGCCCAACTCCAGAGCTTGGAGGTTTTGAGCCAGAGTGCCAGGGGAGTGGTGCGGGTTTCGCTGCTGTGGCGTCTGGAGATGGCCCAGGCTGGGCTACGCTACGTCGAGCGACTCCTGGAGGATGACCCACCTTGA
- a CDS encoding zinc-binding dehydrogenase — protein MRAILMESRGGPEVLRYGEIEPPRAGAGQVAVQVRAVALNHLDVWVRKGTASPKLSLPHILGCDIAGVVLEVGPGVEHLQPGEAVVVNPGISCGRCERCLSGQDNLCPHYQILGEHRWGGYAEVVVVPQANVLPMPPRLGFVEAASIPLTFLTAWQMVVDKLQVRPGEDVLVMAAGSGVSVAAIQIAKLHGARVIATASSEAKLEAARALGADEGVNYREAGWSKRVRELTGGKGADAVVDHTGAEFWQEVLRSTAWGGRIAVAGASSGYEALTPMAHIFYRQLSIYGSTMASKSRLFPILRFVCEGKLKPVVGEVLPLEQAAEGHRRLEERKVFGKVVLTVEPRA, from the coding sequence ATGCGAGCCATCCTGATGGAAAGCCGAGGCGGCCCGGAAGTGCTGCGTTACGGCGAGATCGAGCCCCCCCGCGCGGGAGCAGGCCAAGTCGCGGTGCAAGTGCGGGCGGTGGCCCTCAACCACCTCGACGTATGGGTGCGCAAAGGCACCGCCAGCCCCAAACTGTCCCTGCCGCACATCCTCGGCTGCGACATCGCCGGAGTCGTGCTGGAGGTGGGGCCTGGGGTGGAACACCTGCAGCCCGGCGAAGCGGTGGTGGTCAACCCCGGCATTTCCTGCGGGCGCTGTGAACGCTGTTTGAGCGGGCAGGATAACCTCTGCCCGCACTACCAGATCCTGGGTGAGCACCGTTGGGGCGGCTATGCCGAGGTGGTGGTGGTCCCACAGGCCAACGTGCTGCCCATGCCGCCCAGGCTGGGCTTCGTGGAGGCCGCCAGCATCCCCCTGACCTTCCTCACCGCTTGGCAGATGGTGGTGGACAAGCTCCAGGTGCGCCCCGGCGAGGACGTGTTGGTGATGGCAGCAGGCTCGGGGGTCTCGGTGGCGGCTATCCAGATCGCCAAGCTGCACGGAGCCAGGGTCATCGCCACCGCCTCCAGCGAGGCCAAGCTCGAGGCCGCCCGCGCCCTGGGCGCCGACGAGGGCGTGAACTACCGCGAGGCGGGCTGGAGCAAGCGCGTGCGCGAGCTCACCGGCGGCAAGGGGGCCGACGCGGTGGTGGACCACACCGGGGCGGAGTTCTGGCAAGAAGTCCTGCGCTCAACCGCCTGGGGCGGGCGTATCGCCGTGGCCGGAGCTTCGTCGGGCTACGAGGCCCTCACCCCCATGGCCCACATCTTCTACCGCCAGCTCAGCATCTACGGCTCGACCATGGCCTCCAAAAGCCGCCTCTTCCCCATCCTCCGCTTCGTCTGCGAGGGCAAGCTGAAGCCTGTGGTGGGTGAGGTGCTGCCCCTCGAGCAAGCCGCCGAGGGGCACCGGCGGCTCGAGGAGCGCAAGGTATTCGGCAAGGTGGTCCTGACGGTGGAGCCCAGGGCCTAG
- the argB gene encoding acetylglutamate kinase has product MEKLLVKIGGSLKGAAELLDEVAAYPGPLVLVHGGGPNIGEWLSRLGFETRFHNGLRVTPPEQMEVVEMVLSTLGKQLAHGLSIRGRKAVALTGRDAGLLEARLMDPELGRVGEVSAVRAEVLERLIQAGITPLVAPIGLDAEGALNINADTAAGAIAGALCLPAVFLTDVVGVLRDPKDPATRYARLTRGEVRELIAQGIVSGGMIPKVEAALGALDQGAPWAAIARGERGVLQGVRSGQAGTRVVL; this is encoded by the coding sequence GTGGAAAAACTCCTGGTCAAGATCGGCGGCAGCCTCAAGGGGGCAGCCGAATTGCTCGACGAGGTTGCCGCCTACCCCGGCCCGCTGGTGCTGGTGCACGGGGGGGGGCCCAACATCGGGGAGTGGCTGAGCCGACTGGGCTTCGAGACCCGCTTCCATAACGGCCTACGGGTGACCCCACCTGAGCAGATGGAGGTCGTGGAGATGGTACTCTCGACGCTGGGCAAACAGCTCGCCCACGGGCTCAGCATCAGGGGGCGCAAGGCAGTGGCCCTCACCGGGCGCGACGCCGGGCTGCTCGAGGCCCGCCTGATGGACCCCGAGCTGGGCCGGGTGGGCGAGGTGAGCGCGGTCAGGGCTGAGGTGCTCGAGCGCTTGATCCAGGCGGGCATCACGCCGCTGGTGGCCCCCATCGGGCTCGATGCGGAGGGAGCGCTCAACATCAACGCCGACACCGCCGCCGGGGCCATCGCCGGAGCCCTCTGCTTGCCCGCCGTCTTCCTCACCGACGTGGTAGGCGTGCTGCGCGACCCCAAGGACCCCGCTACCCGCTACGCCCGGCTCACTCGAGGCGAGGTGCGAGAGCTCATCGCTCAGGGCATCGTCTCCGGCGGCATGATCCCCAAAGTAGAAGCCGCGCTGGGTGCCCTGGACCAAGGCGCCCCCTGGGCCGCGATCGCCCGGGGCGAGCGGGGCGTTTTGCAGGGCGTGAGGAGCGGGCAGGCCGGGACCCGCGTCGTACTGTAG
- a CDS encoding helix-turn-helix domain-containing protein — MCELGYRLRQAREEQGLELAQLAERLKVRRAILEALEECRYDELPEPPLARGYLKRYAQALGLDPKPLLMLYPASPAPTPTDELPPQSRIPTRTPRSSWLWVLPVLALLGGGVFWWYSARQGHSNEATPTTQVAPVVKRVVLRVNTEPAGARVYLDGFLLGNAPIQAPVEVGERVLRVEAQGYVPKQQTLNLFADQNLTVRLEAVKPSPAPPNTSPQSTPQPSANTLVLRIEQPSWIRVTSLDGRQLYEGIAPAGTQLTYPLPVNVRTGNAGGVRVIVQGQDQGLMGAVGQVVQRRFDSPPTSNP, encoded by the coding sequence ATGTGTGAACTCGGATACCGCCTGCGCCAGGCCCGTGAGGAACAGGGCCTCGAGCTCGCCCAACTCGCCGAGCGGCTCAAGGTGCGGCGGGCCATCCTCGAGGCGCTGGAAGAGTGCCGCTACGATGAGCTCCCGGAGCCCCCCCTGGCGCGGGGTTACCTCAAACGCTACGCCCAGGCCCTGGGCCTCGATCCCAAGCCCTTGCTGATGCTCTATCCGGCCAGCCCAGCCCCCACCCCCACCGACGAACTGCCCCCCCAGAGCCGAATTCCCACCCGTACCCCGCGCAGTTCCTGGCTGTGGGTGCTTCCGGTTCTGGCGCTCCTGGGAGGGGGGGTTTTCTGGTGGTATTCCGCTCGTCAGGGACACTCCAACGAGGCCACGCCCACAACCCAGGTCGCTCCCGTCGTCAAGCGGGTAGTGTTACGGGTGAACACCGAGCCTGCTGGCGCACGGGTCTACCTCGATGGTTTCCTGCTGGGCAACGCCCCCATCCAGGCTCCGGTCGAAGTGGGTGAGCGGGTGTTGCGGGTCGAGGCCCAGGGGTACGTTCCCAAGCAGCAAACCCTCAACCTCTTCGCCGACCAGAACCTCACGGTGCGGCTCGAGGCCGTCAAGCCCTCTCCAGCTCCCCCAAACACCTCTCCCCAATCCACCCCCCAGCCCAGCGCCAACACGCTGGTCCTTCGGATCGAACAGCCCTCCTGGATTCGCGTCACCTCGCTCGATGGACGCCAGCTCTACGAGGGCATCGCCCCCGCAGGTACCCAGCTCACCTACCCGCTGCCGGTCAACGTGCGCACCGGCAACGCTGGAGGGGTGCGGGTGATCGTGCAGGGTCAGGACCAGGGCCTCATGGGTGCCGTAGGGCAGGTGGTGCAGCGCCGTTTTGACAGCCCGCCCACGTCCAATCCGTGA
- a CDS encoding pseudouridine-5'-phosphate glycosidase, whose product MHLHPEVEEALASKQPVVALESTVITHGLPRPTNLELARKLEQAVREEGAVPATIAILQGEIWVGLTDFQLETIAFASGVEKASLWNLAAILAQRKHGGTTVATTAFLAHKAGVSVFATGGIGGVHPASSGRASYDESADLFELSRTPILVVSAGPKSILDLAATLERLESYGVSLLGYQTDKLPAFHTRESPFDLPARVETPAEAAAVFAQARRLLPSATLVMNPVSQGLEWAQVQSWIEQANQEAARGGIHGKALTPFLLSRLAELSGGVTVEVNLRLLEENARLAARIATALSQLRA is encoded by the coding sequence ATGCACCTGCACCCTGAAGTTGAGGAAGCCCTGGCCAGCAAGCAGCCGGTAGTAGCCCTCGAGTCCACCGTCATCACCCACGGACTGCCCCGCCCCACCAACCTCGAGCTCGCCCGCAAACTGGAGCAAGCCGTGCGCGAGGAAGGGGCCGTGCCCGCTACCATCGCCATCCTGCAGGGTGAAATCTGGGTGGGGCTCACCGACTTTCAGCTCGAGACCATCGCCTTTGCCAGCGGCGTGGAAAAGGCGAGCCTGTGGAACCTGGCGGCCATTCTGGCCCAGCGCAAGCACGGGGGAACCACGGTGGCGACCACGGCCTTCCTGGCCCACAAGGCGGGGGTCTCGGTCTTTGCGACGGGGGGCATCGGGGGCGTGCACCCTGCAAGCAGTGGGCGGGCTTCTTACGATGAATCCGCCGACCTCTTCGAGCTTTCGCGCACCCCCATCCTGGTGGTCTCGGCAGGGCCCAAGAGCATTCTCGACCTAGCGGCGACCCTCGAGCGCCTGGAGAGCTACGGCGTGAGCCTGCTGGGCTATCAAACCGATAAGCTCCCGGCTTTCCACACCCGCGAATCCCCCTTCGACCTGCCCGCCAGGGTGGAAACCCCCGCCGAGGCCGCCGCCGTCTTCGCCCAGGCCCGTCGCCTACTGCCCAGCGCCACGCTGGTGATGAACCCGGTTTCGCAGGGGCTGGAGTGGGCACAGGTGCAAAGCTGGATCGAGCAGGCCAACCAGGAAGCCGCGCGCGGCGGCATCCACGGCAAGGCCCTGACCCCCTTCCTGCTCTCGAGGCTGGCCGAGCTCTCGGGTGGGGTCACGGTAGAGGTGAATTTGCGGCTGCTGGAGGAAAACGCCCGCCTCGCGGCCCGCATCGCCACGGCTTTGTCCCAGCTCAGGGCTTAG